From Cystobacter fuscus DSM 2262:
CGTCTGGAAGAGGTCCGCCACGGACTCCAGGGACTGCACCTCGGCCATGCGGCGCAGCGAGTCCGCGTAGGGGATGCTCGCGGACTCCCTGCCGAGCGCCGCCACGAAGGAGGAGAGCACGCAGGTGGCGGGCTCCCAGCCCCCCCGGGCGAGTTGGATGACGTGGTGGATCAGCTCGTTGGCGTCGAGCGGATCCATCCGGGCGATCTCCCGGGCGGCGGCCTTGCGGACGATCTCCCCCCCACCCCCGCCCAGGGCATGGAGCCTGCGGACAACGGCCTTGGCGTCCTCACGGCTGGCCATTGCCCGCGCTTCCCTCCCGAACGCCTCCCGTGGTGGCCGCCACGCCCTGGGGTTCGAGCGTCACCTCCAACCGGAGATCCGCCAGGTTCTCGGGGTACTCGAAGAAGAAGACGACGAAGGGCATGTGGGCGCCGGGAGCCACCGCCTCCGCGGCCGAGTCCAGACGGGTGCGCAGCGCGGCGGCGTCTCCGGCGGTGCGCACCGAGTAGAGATCCTCGGGCGTCGGCGGCGGGCCCGCGAGCCCTTCCGACGACAACACCCGCCGCTCCCCATCGAACAGCGAGACCCGGGCCTTCACCCGGATGGGCGTGGCGCCGCGATTGACCACCTCGCCCCGGACGAAGAAGAGGGGCTTGCCACCCGTGGCCTCATAGAGCCCATTGGAGACGTCCTTGGCCACCAGCGGCGTCGTGGGCGACAACCACTCGCGAATGCGCGAGACGGACAGATCGGACAACTCCACCCGGCCCTCGTTGAGCGAGGCAAGGGCCACGGCGAGCAGCCCGGCCAGGAGCACCACGACCACCACGAACTGGACGGCCGCCGCCGCCAGTCGCTGAACGAGCCTGGGAGCGGGGCGCGCCGCCGCTGCCGCCGGGGCCTCGGGCGGGGCCACCACCGGCGGCGCGGGCTTGGGCGTCGGCGGCTCGGCGAGAGCACCCCGGCCCGAGGGCGCGGCATCCTGCCCGCGGAAGTCCTGGAATGGAGAAGGCCCGCCCGGGGCATTTCCCTGTCCGGCGGGGGCGCCCCAATCCGGAATGCCCGAAGGCGCGCCCTGCTGCGCGGGAGCCCCCCAATCCGGAATGCCCGAGGGCGTGCCCTGCTGCGAGGGGGCACCCCAGTCCGGAATCCCCGAGGGCGCGCCCTGCTGCCCGGGGGCACCCCAGTCCGGAATCCCCGAGGGCATGGACGGAGCGGGAGCCGCCGCGGCCGCCGGAGGCAGCGCGGACACGGGATCGAACGCGGCGAACGGGTTGTCGCTCTCGAACCCGCCCATGCTGGCGGGAGCCGGAGCCTGGGCCGCGACGGGCGCCGCGTTCCGGACCGGCACGGGCACCGGAGCGGGAGGAGGCGGCGCGGCCGCCGGAGGGGGGACGAACGACACGAACGGGTTGTTGCCCTCGAGCCCCTCCATCTCCTCGTATACGGGGGCCGCGGGCGCGCTGTCCGACGACAATGCGAACGGATCCGCCGCCGGGGCGGCATCCGGATCGAAAGTCGTCACGTCGGGTTCATCGTCCGGAGGCAGCGAGAACGGATCCGGTTCCTCGACGGGAAGGGGAACCGGAGCGGCGCGCACGGGCGCTGGCGCCGGACTCCTGGCGGGAACCTGGACCGGCGCGGGGGGCGCGGGAGCCGGGGCGGGCTTCGGCGCCGGAGCGGCGCGCATGGCCACCGGCGTGGGACTCCGGGCGGGAACCTGGGCCGGCACCGGAGGCGCGAGCCCCG
This genomic window contains:
- a CDS encoding zinc-ribbon domain-containing protein is translated as MIVKCEQCETRFKIPDEKVTEKGVKVRCTKCQHTFRVVREEVSPAVPAPAVVAPVPVAKPAMAARVGTPLEVPRAPAPAAPSTRPVPPGVKPAQAAAPPGLAAARGGAPGLPRVTSMEPPRTPATLDLDPLMEFAGETSSASARPLADRPLTPALSLSFDEKNPFATVDAPAPKQAVGRPSAPGRAAPAPKPAPGLAPPVPAQVPARSPTPVAMRAAPAPKPAPAPAPPAPVQVPARSPAPAPVRAAPVPLPVEEPDPFSLPPDDEPDVTTFDPDAAPAADPFALSSDSAPAAPVYEEMEGLEGNNPFVSFVPPPAAAPPPPAPVPVPVRNAAPVAAQAPAPASMGGFESDNPFAAFDPVSALPPAAAAAPAPSMPSGIPDWGAPGQQGAPSGIPDWGAPSQQGTPSGIPDWGAPAQQGAPSGIPDWGAPAGQGNAPGGPSPFQDFRGQDAAPSGRGALAEPPTPKPAPPVVAPPEAPAAAAARPAPRLVQRLAAAAVQFVVVVVLLAGLLAVALASLNEGRVELSDLSVSRIREWLSPTTPLVAKDVSNGLYEATGGKPLFFVRGEVVNRGATPIRVKARVSLFDGERRVLSSEGLAGPPPTPEDLYSVRTAGDAAALRTRLDSAAEAVAPGAHMPFVVFFFEYPENLADLRLEVTLEPQGVAATTGGVREGSAGNGQP